The Sceloporus undulatus isolate JIND9_A2432 ecotype Alabama chromosome 7, SceUnd_v1.1, whole genome shotgun sequence genome segment tttcagtggtctcgggtggtcagacctcgtcttctgtccccttatctgttggagttcctcagggctctgttttgggtccccttctgttctctctatacacactctcccttggcaaacttatcagctcttttggtttctcctaccatctttgcgccgatgatacccagctgtacctttccacccctaatctttcaccagagctagagcagcaagtgtcatcctgtttaacagctgtctcccactggatacaccatcggcgtctgaagctcaatatgtccaagactgagcttcttgttttccctcctaagcccacccttcactattccttttctatctccgtcaataacatctcgatccagccggtccaggaagcccgtagtctcagtttcatctttgactcctctttgtcatttatccctcagatccagactacagccaaagtctgtagattttttctctataatatcgccaaaatccgtccatatctctcagcttctactgcaaaaacactggtccatgccctagtggtctcacgactagactactgtaacctcctcttggcagggcttcccctctctcatctccacccattaatttctgttcagcattcagctgcacgcattatttcactcactctccattatgatcatgtctcccctctgttgtcctcccttcactggctctctcttcctttccgcatcaggtacaaacttttgctactcacctttaagccctgcatgggttggcccctctttatttaaccgatcttctctctccctacatccctattcgcactctccgctctggcagccaaagtctcctctctcaacccaggatcttctctgccccgtcccggatccatcccttctctcttgctgcccctcttTCCTGGAACATTCTTCCTCTGCAttcatggctcatcacttccctaaccagctttaaggctgagctgaaaaccatattgtttagggaagcgttctcagggaatttgtgattgtcatctggctgtctgataatggttgatgtgatgtgatttgcttttatatgtgatgtttttaatttgtctttttttttctatatggtaatgttatctattcctcttttaattgttattatcttagaatgtacgccttgggcaggcttttatattctctttaattttaccgactttgtacagtgctgtgtataattacagcactttagaaataaagtttaataataataataatcctgaacactgagcttatggtgaccccatgaattttggagggttttctcagcaaggaatcctcagaggtggtttagaCAATTCCTTTGTCTGAAATCTGGCCTGATCTCCATGCAAAGACTAActgggctgaccatgcttagcttccaagatcagatgggatttggtgcctttagggtatttagtcccTTTCCTGGGACTGCACATTCCAGCATCCCTCAGCATTGGCTACTCCAGCGAAGACagttgggagttggagtccagtaAACAAGGGGAACCAGTTGGTGCTAAAAGGGTCTTACTTGGAGATGTTTGGAGCCTGAGGTGTGTTCTGCTTCTTTGCCAGTGGCAGGATGTGACGGCGAAACAGCAAGAGGCGCGGACATCCCGGCACATGGAGCCTGAGAGATGTGGCCAAGGTCTGCTTCGTTCAGCACTGGGAAGGCCACTTTTGGTCACTcgacaccccattttgtcccagCTGTCTTCGGAGCACCAGGAAGAAGCCACTCGGTACAGCAGGTaaatggaagaaggaaaaatatAACTCAGATGGTTCTGTTTTGCAATTCCATGGAGAACTGGACTTTCTAGGGATAACAGTTAAGGATGGAGAAGCATCCTATTCTGGATCCTATTATATCTCATCCCGTTTTTGTTGTTATTCAagatgtttttgatttatggcaaccctattatggggttttcttggaaagaattgtacagagggggtttgccattgccatccttggaggctgagagtatgtgacttgccctaggtcaacTATGAGGTTCATGGCTGAGCGTAGCTTTGAATCCGGGTCTCCAGTCCAGTGCTGGGACCACtatgccttcgagtcgtttccgacttatggcaactctaaggcgaccCACAACTCCATCTAGCCATTCTCAAACCAGCAGCCTTGCAGATTTGtccaactacaactcccatcatctcccaACTACTGGCTGGGGTATTGAAGAGTTGTAATGCCACCAGTTTGGGGAAGAGAGCTCTGGCTACTAGACTACTCTTAGCCTTTAGCATGAATTAAAACActctgttgttcttgttttttcagGGCGGAGGGGAGCTTATGGATGCAACTTCGACATGTGCAGGGAACAGACGAGTTGTGCAGGAAGGCTGACGCACTGCGAGACGTGAGGCGTCTGGCTGGTAGGCCCTTGTTCCAGATTTGGTTTGATTTCGGCTGcattaatgcagaattaatgcagtttgacactgctttaactgccatggctcaatgctatcgaattctgggtttgcagtttgttgtggcaccagaactctctgacggAGAAGACTAAGGAAGGGATTTAATCCAAATCTGCTTCCTTAACTTAATTTAACTTAACTGAGGTGCACCTGGACTGCTTTTTTTAGAGCCTTATTCCACGAGAAAAGAAAACGAAAATGGAACCAGAAAGCagcggctttctccatgcctcacCGCATGACGGTGGTAAAAGCGTCTCCTTTGTCGAATGGATCTTTCCACCTGGAACAAAAATGTGCTTTTATAACCATAAGATAACCGAAGCGCTACGACATCATGTGGCGAGGCACATAGAAAGCCGATATTCTCTGTCtctgtttccactttcttttcccaTGCGAGAAGACCCTTAAAACCAGAAAAGGGCTAGTGTGTAAATTGTGCCCGTCTGTCCCACTGGCTTAGGAGAAGCCATGCCCGTAACACCTTGTTCCCCAcctctttattctttattctccCCTTCCACACAGCAGCTTTCAGACTGTGGCGCCTTCAGAAGGAGCGCATGGAGAGAGAGGATGCTTATGCCCAAGAGGTCCGTGTCATTTTGGAGAAGAAGAAGCTGGCAAACGTGTTCCAGACCTGGCGTTCTCGCTATCGGGCGAGCAAACAGACCTGGCCGCTTGCGGCTCGCATCCGGAGAGGACTGATCCGCCAGTGAGCAAAGCACAGTATTCACAGGAGGAGTAACTAGTACAGTGTGCTCACCATCCATGAGTTGGAGCTTGCACAGATAGGTGGcaccaatggtggcacatgcccaCAGGTACACTGACACAAGGTGTGCATGTTGCCAGCCATTGACTAATATGAGTTGAGATCCTGCAGTCTTTCACATCCATTGACCTCCCTGGATGGGAAGGACCCACAGTAGTGCAGTCGTACTACAGGACTGTGtagtactgtactttattgtAGTACTTATCTAAGGATTCAGGGTCCATGGATCCCAtgatccatggcttcaaaatacatTCAGCCATCTATATCCGCGGATTCTTTACCCATATATTCaaacacccacagcttgaaaatatgcaacaaatatatgaattccaaagaccaaaccttgattttgattttagtgctccgttgtatttaatgggacttgagcatctatggattttggtatccatggaggtcctgggACTAAACagcaatggataccaagggcctacaacaagaacaacaagaataatctattatatttaataggacttaggcattcatggattttggtatccatgggattCCTGGAACCCAAACGCAGCTGgtaccaaggacctactgtaataataataataataataataatccattgtatttcatgggacttgagcattcatggattttggtatccatgagggtctGGGAACCAAACGTCAGCAGATACCTTGGTTTtctgattttatataaggggcattttctttctctcccccgaAGGTGCTTTGATGCTTGGAGGCGCTTTGCCCGACGGGAGGCCTTCAGCCGTCTGGGCCTGGAGGGCCTACGCATCCAATCTTTGCGGCGGTGCTTCCAGCATTGGGCCCGGATGGTGGAAGTCAAGGAACGGGCCCGGCGAGCACTGCTTGGACTTCTGGCCTCGAAGCAGAGGAAGTCCTACGGTGAGGAATTGCACCTCTCTGGAAAGTTGAAGATGCATGTATTtcgccccccccccatcttaatCTGTGTCACGAGTCAAGCATAGGTCCTAAATTAGATAATGCTTCACTTCTCTCCAACTTTCCCATATGGAAAAGTTCCAACTGTAACAAAAGAATGGATAGATGACCACTGTCATATCGTCTTCAGGCTGTgcttataaggtgtatatgaaacatcaaTGAAGTTCATGTTCAGGCTTGGATCCCGTCTCCAAAATATTGCATTGTGTCTATGCAATAGTTTCAGaatccaaaccacttctggtcccgagtattttggataaaggagactcagtaATAAGTCTCCATGTTCTTTCAACTGCGAACGATTGAGCCAGGAATGATGATTTGGTTCCAATCTGttatttctctgtttctctttcctggGAACGACCCACAAAAGCATCCAGGTTAGGCTTTGGTCGAGACGCTTGCATGGCTCAGCCATGTTTGGACGTCACAAGATGGTCCCAAAGGAATGGAGGGGACAGTCTAGATGACCTTCTCCATGCCGTGACATTGCAAGGGGCCTTTCAGACCTGGAGGAAAAGATGGCACGAGTCCCAGCTGGCCACGTAAGTGCTTGACCAATATGCCTTGGTGAGGTTGGGCACAGAGTCCTTAGTTTTGGAAGCTAAGCTTTCTGTTATTTTGGAAGGAAGTTTCTAGTCTAATGACACTTTCAGGGTGTTTTCTCGAGCGTCGGCACAACGTCAAATGAGGAAGGTCCTGggctggtggtggtggaggaccCTCTCTCCAAACCCCCTCGGGGTCCAACCCAGCCGCTACGCAGAGGACCCTCTCCTTGCGTCGCCCAACTCAGAGGAGTCTTCGCTATCCTCCGGCTTCCATAGCGGAGGGCCTGCCTTGTCCACTCCCAGCGGATCTCTGCAAAAGGTAGGGATTCCTTCTTGGGTAGGTGGTTCTGTGAACCATGGATCAAACCCACTGGCTTAGCTTTGGAGCTGTTTTGGTTGCGTGAGGCAGTGTGTTGCAGTGGTTACAGATGGGGTGCGGACGCATCGCAGAAGTGACATCGCCCCACTTTGTGTTTCATGGATGAGCAAAACTCAACCagttttgcaggttctttttgggatgAAGGAACTAAGGGAATGGCCACATTGCAAAGTCGTTCTTTTTGATGGTTATGCATTTCTGGTGATCGGagatcagagagctctgctgccacagagaactgcagatcccaggattctctgtaagatggagctcatggcaattaaaggttgtgtcaaactgcattaaatcctGTAGTGCCGACGCAGCCTATGATGCAGAGATGTCTTATCTGTTTCTATCTGTTTCTAACAGGAGAGCAGCTTGGAAAACAGCAGCAGTCGTACCAGCGTCTCTTCGTGGGCTGCGGCGGAAGATGTGGGGCTCCTTCCCTGTCACGATTCTTCATTGCCAGAAGATCTTATAAACGTTGCCCTTGAATTGCCGCCTCGAACCCCTCCTGCGTTGTATAGCTACCACGTGGGGTAAGTCAGTCCTTGTCCCAACCTACCTGTTTATTTTGGGTTCTTGTTTCCATGTTGTAAAGGCCGGAATAGTCATCAGAAATTTAAAGAAAGGCAGCACTGGGATGCTTCTCCTCCCAAGGTAAGTCAATAAACACATGCCCAATTTCCATCCACAGAGAGAATCATTTCCAAGGCAAGAGATTCCCAAACCCAGGCGGCAACGACGAGAGCAAACCGATCCTTGCTCGCTCGGTGCAAAAAGGCGCACAACCTGATGACCATGCGGCAGAGGTAAAAACAGTGACCAGAAATCCAGCTGTGCAAGTTTGCCTTCAATAGAACATTAACCGATGTTGCAACATCCTTGCCTTTGCGTGGTTTTATCTCCCAATGACCCTTGGCTCTGAATACACAAACATACGCacctatgtgaagtcgaaggctttcatggccggcatccatagatttttgtggggtttttgggctacgtggccatattATAGAAGAgattattcttgatgttttgccagcatctgtggctggcatcttcagagaatgcattctatgaagatgccagccactgatgctggtgaaacgttaggaataaactcttctagaacatggccatatagcccgaaaaacccacaaaaagctatagatgccagccatgaaagcctttgactgtgccaccaatctttctttcccctttcaggtCCAGCATCGGAGGAGAGTCCTAGCAAGGTACTTTGGACTTTGGTCAGCATCGACTCATCGAAACCAGAAGGCCTCCCAACACCAGAGACATGTCCTTCTCTCTCGGTAAGACCCCAGGCACCAAATTCTCCCGTCTCGTGTTTCTTGTGATCAGAGACTATTGCATAGGGTCAGAAGAACATTGGGAAAATTCAGGAAAAGAAATCCCCTGCTCCTTGTAGAAAAGAGAGAGatgccacatagcccccaaaacccacaaaaaatatgcatCCAGTTTGCTCGAATTAAAACTTCTCCATCGGAGCCGTACTTAAGAGAGCCTTGTCTGTCCTTGTATTCCTTTTGGTTCGAAATCCAGGGCTTTCCATCACTGGGTCACCGCTGCATCCCACAGTTCTGCGCAGCGTGAAGCCCTGGCCCGGTTTGAGGGTGCAAGGCAGCAACGTCTTCTGGAGGCCTACTTCGGGAAGTGGAAAACAGAATTCGTAAGAGCCAGCCAGCAAAGATGGAGCGAGGAAAGCCCCCCAGGGAGACCTGAAATGGGATACAGAGTTCTGCGGCGCTGGAGGAAAGCAACCAGGGGGTACCGTGCCTTGCGTTTAAGCTCCGTGAACCAGGTGAGACCGGAAGTGAATAAATATAGAGATGCTTCAACTTGGCATTTTGGAGAGATCCAAGCATGGAACTGATGATAGCTAGGGAGTTAGAGAAGTTTGTGAAGTAGCCTTTGACTTTTCCCACCCATTTGTTATTTCCAGGCCGGCAACTActggaccagggctgctgccttcCGCCAGTGCCGCCGCCAGAGGAGTAGTCTTATCGGACCCCAGAAGTTCACAAAATTGTTCCCCATTTGTCCAGGCAGTAAGTAAAACCCTGTTTTGTATGGGGGTCAGGCACATAGTTCTCAGGCTATTTTGCAGTCATGGATAGTGGAGCATAAGGTTGTCCAAGGCAGGTGAGAGCAAAGGCTACTCCTTCTTTCCTGTCTCCTTCCATCTtgctccagaggaggtttgccgttgccttcctctgaggccgagagagtgggacttggccaagatcaacctttgggtttccacggctgagccaggatttgaatcctgatccccCAGTGTCCCTGTCAAAcctctataccacactggcttcccCAAAtaaagcaagatttattcataggaggtTGGCCATGGTCTTTCTTTTTGGTTGACGGAGAGAGAGTGCTCAAACCCACTGCTcaaagtgggtttacatggttgatctggaattcaaaccctggttcatcgaggtcatagtccaatgctaaaaccactatgccatgctggctctcaacatgCAAATAGTACAATGAAAAACAGAAGATGGGGACCTGTCTTCCAAGAAGGCAGTGTTGCTGAGCACAAGGGAAAGGATGGGAAATGCTCTTCATTTTCTTAACTCAAATTTTCTCTCTCAAGGGCACCGGAAAAAGGACGTCCGTATCCAACCCAGCCTAACATTCAGCTCTTTCCATGTTTCGCTGGTGACGTACAGAAGCCAAAGCAGGACGCTGTGGGTGAAGGTGCCTCCAGAAGGTCTGGATGTAAAAGGACAGAGATCTGGATGCACTTGGATTCAGGAGAGTGACACCGAAGCCGATTCAGCTGCGGAAGAGAGACAATGGCTGGGGTAAAGCTCTGGAACAGATGAGTCTTGAGTAAGATCAATGGAGGAAGGTCAGAGTAGGAATACAGGTTGAACCTCCCtctttcaaaatgcttgggaccagcatttttgattttggagtttGGCCGATTTTGCAATATATGCaccatgagatatcttggagatgggaccgaGTTTAAGCACAAAGTCCGTTTACGtttatatatactttatacatCTAACCTgaaattggccctccatatccatggatccaagcactcacaactttaaaaaaatattccattgtgtttaatgggacatgagcatccacagattttggtatccatcttTTCATGACCCTTTCTCTGTTGTGACCGCATTTGTCTTTGTGTCCTGGTTTCCAGGAGGAAATATCTGAGCGTGTGGCGACACAATGTCCTCCTGCGCCGTTTCCAGGACGCCAGGGACAGCCGGCGCCTGGTGAAATCATGGATGCTGTGGAAGGATGCCTGCAGGACCAACCTCCTGGGAAAAGCCTTGGTGAGCCTCCCACAGACTTCTCTGGGGGTCGGGGAGAGTGAAGTGCAACCCATACTTTTAGTTTGATTTATCTGTTAGCTTTATGACCATCCTATTACCTACAAGGAGCGGAAGGTACAATATATGATCCTCCACCTCATTTAAAAACGAAACTTCTCGGATCGCACCATCTCCTCTGGAAGACCTCAGTGGAAGATGTAATCCTTTCgtgtctggctacagggacatagccagatgcgtCTCCGATGGCATCATCTGGAGAAGCTTAGAGGAAAATTttatcattttgcatctggctacaaggacatagccagatgcttctccaattgTGTCTCGTTTAAATGGGCAAAGAGAAGTTTTGGGTCATTCACTCGCTGCTGCTCTCCCAACAGGCGCGACAGAGGTTGGCCGAATGGAGCTGGAAAACGTGGCGTTGGCGGTTCCTCCAGAGCTGGATAGCGGAGCATTTCCTGGCAAATGACAACAGGCGCTTGCTCCAGAAGGTAGGAGACCAGGGGTTCCTAAAAACATTCAATAGGATCTtgaaaggggaaaagggggatTTAGGTTAAAATATAATAGCCTCTTGCTTGTCTTAGCTGTGACAGTGTGTCTGGGTGTCCAGATGGGGCAGGCTTGCACTTAGGGGGCTATATTCAAGACCTGATTGAAAAATTTTGCAGCCAGATGGGGGACCTCTGCCCTGTTGAGGGGATTGATCTGTGATCATTTCTATCCTTTCTCCGCAGGCGTTTGGAAGGTGGAAGCAGCTGGCAGCTGCAACTCGCATGGAGAACAAGATCAGTTTCTAGCAGGCTGGGAAAAAATTACATACAAGAGAGACAACGTCTATCCAGTCATTCTCTATCCAGTAATTCACAGAAACTGAACTTTATCCAAACCGTTGGAAGACTGAAACAAGAATGCAAAGCAAATCAATACCGACTGAAGATCTGAAAGGCTGGTATCACCTCTCAAAAcagtcctttgaaaatttagggtaaGAGTCTCAATTTGCACTTTACTGGATCCTACGGTATTTCCGTCCCACTTCCAAAGCTTTGTAATCATTCTTAAAAATCtttattacttttttggataCTAAATTCAATTACGGGAATCCCAAACAGGAAGGGGAGACAAGGACCGGACCTCACTATTTGTGGTTTTTGCAATTTCAGATCCCCTGTCCTTGCTAGATTTCTACACTTTGGTTCCTTTTAATGCTACAGGGGCTGTTTCTTTGGAAATCTTACTTGAAGCAGACTCTTGTCTCCTTCCTCCCCGGAGGGTCCCTTGTCGGCCGATCAGCCCTTGCAGATTtggccatggctattaaagtcgGACTGAGAGCTAGggttggaaataaaataaaatcaatctcACTTCGAAGCGCCTTTTCTCGACGCACCCCTGCCTGCAGGACAGGTTGCCCCTTTTATCTCTTTGGCCTTTGTTTGAGTCCATCTGGAAGGATGCGTTTTTGACAGGGCCTCCGCAGCTGGAAATGCACCCCCTGCCCGCGCCGGAGTCCATCGGCTCTTCATTAAAATGCCGGGTTGGCAAGGGCTGACCTCTTTCTCCTTTCCGCTTTCCCCCCAAGTTCCTTTTTTCTGATGATTAGGCCAATGATGAAGGAGCCTGCTGGGAACAGCTGAGTTCTCCACCTGCCTTCTTCCAGAGCTTCCCCTCAGATTTCTTCCATCCCGACTCATTAGCTCTCGCTATAACCGATCAGCCGGGATTAACCTCTCCTTAGCCATCACCTCCTGCGCTTTCGGGAAGCCAAGGCAATAACAAAAGCAAGATGGGAAAACCTTACAGACGCCTATGAGTTGCAAGATTTCCAacgttactttaaaaaaactaactGTGCTTTGAGCATAAGCGTAAATCTACCACAAAGCGGCAAGACAGGCGTTGGGTTAAGAGCAGGGCTTTCCAACTTTTTTGGCTTGCGGATCAATTTCTATGGCGGAGCCCCAAAGAGGCCTACCTTGACATGTttcaagttaatggtgtttaggagtagtgttgctttttcttattctttaactTCATTCCGTTTTTATTTCTTTCGTTTTCTTGGAGCGCCACCGCTGTGTTGGAGGGTACAACCATTTCATATTTGGACTGGTGTCACCCCATTATGGCAATTCATGTTGTCACCCCTAGGCAGGCAGGAGCTGCCAGCAGAGGTTGGGATCCGGCCTTGGTTGGACCCCTCTGCCCACGGAGCAAAgccaggggaagaggaggggtcCATGGCCACCGATGGTGGCTACATCGCCGTTTCCCTGTGCCCTGCTTTCATACTAACATAATACCAAGTGCCAACAGTGTAGTAGCTGGAGGGACAAGCAGTATCCAATAACAGCCCAGGATCAAAAACTGTAAATCCAAGCCAAGTCCAGGAGTAATGAGATAATGTGTCTGGAGTCATAAATCACAGTCAGACCTTGCAGTAGATGCCGACTGAGAGAGTAACCCAACAGAAAGGGGAAACCCCTTTGActaatcatagaatcttagaattggaagtgaccccaagggccatccagtccaaccccattctgccatgcaggaactcacaatcaaagcatccctgacagatggccatccagcctctgattaaagacctccaaagaaggagactccaccacgcaCTGAGACTGAGTTTGTGCCAAATGCCAAAGCCTTCGCCCTTCCAGAGGACTTGGAGCTATCTCTCCTGCCTCTGCCTGAGATGGCTATAGTGATGTGGTATGGCTGTTTCGTTTTCAGAAGCTAAACTCTCAAGGGAGGGTATGACACCCGGCTCAGAGCCCTGCCAAACCCTGAAGTGCCCCACTCCCAGAAACGGCCGCAGCGGGTAGATGGCAGAGGTGCCCTGGTTGGAAGAGTGGGGTGGTCAGTGGGTCGTGGGATGGAAAGTGAATGACCGCCCCACCAGGTGCTCACCCCCTAAGTGATGCTCCCTACAACAAGGTAAACACTCTCACACCActccctccccacaaaaataATAGTTACTCTCCCAATAGCCATTTCACAAAGCAACCGACACAAGCCTGAACAgttagaaatgttttaatttgtattttgttttcaccGCTTCTGGTTTCTTTTTATAAGTGCTCACATATCCAAACGCCTTtccaaagagggggaaaaaacccatgaAAATTCTCACTGTCCTGTcatcttaaaaaaaatacaaataaaaataaatagtttaaTCAAGCCTACCCCAATTCTCTGGCTATGGCCGATCCTTGTTGCCCAAAGTCTTGCCACTCGAGACTTCCCTGGCAAAAAGGACTTGTGAAACTACAGACGGAGAGCCGCCAATTACTTTAATAACTAGTCAGAAAGCTTCGCACTGAAGCAGAAAATTATTAAGGTGTGCAACCTGGATTAGGAAGGATGGAAAGCCAGAGAGTGAGGACTGTTAGGGGTTCCAGCTTTCATTGAGGCTACCTGAAAGGGCCGTAGGGCTTGTAACAACCAAAACAAGAGGTTTAAGGGTACTTTTCAGTCTTTTGGCTCAGAAGGGACAACCAACACCCTCGAAGGGTGTCCACCGACCTTGCCAGTGACAGGAAAGTGCAGCCAAGGGGTACTTCTACAGGAGTGTCGGTGCCACCGCAAGGCCTTGTGGCTCAGCGTCCCGAGGTCAAGCACGGCTGAAACCTAGGAGGGCAAAAGGGCCACCTTCACGGCTCTGCCAGACCGTTCAGCAGCTCGTACATGTCTTCCAGCACCTGCCAGAGGCAGCTCTCCAATGGGAAATCGTTGTCCACCAGGTTGACCAGGTAGTAGTTATCGTGGATGTACTGGATGATCATGCGGGAAGGGGACTCCTCTTCGTAGAGTTTGGCCCACTGCTCGATCCACAGGGCGAAGGCCTCGTCCTGTCCGcaaatggaggagaaagagagaactcAGCTACAGCTAGGCGTACAATACGAGGGAGATGGGGTGCAACCTCAACCTATTACTTTCAATAGAACTGCAGCAGCATGGTCATCTTccctggtgtggctgctgcagttccattGAAAGTAATAGGTTGAGGTTGCACCCCATCTCCCTTGTGTCATCTTCCCTGGTGTCCGCTTCAGATGggtctgggagttatagtcttaAGAAAAATAATGCTTCCAAGCTCCATTCTGCCCCATGAGGTCAAACACCTCCCCGGCATTTGAGCCGCACGACTCTCTTACCTTCCAGTACATGAAGCTCACTGGATCCACAACCGTCGGCTGGATGATCTCCCTGCCTGGGAAGATCCCCCAGGTCACGGCGTTGGGCTGCATGTCGTGGGCATTGGTGATGTTTTCTCCCTAAAGATGGGAACAGGGGAGGTGTTTAAAGGCAAGAAGGCCTGGGAAGGATTGTGTGCTCCGGAACAAGCTGCAATGGCAATGCATTTGCAGAGCGGAGCAGAAGGTCTGCCTTGAGAATGAGCAACCGCCATTGCGCCAACTGTTTTCCGAAGCCAGCTGCTGCATGAATGCGCACACAGCAGCTGGCATTGGGAAGGTGTCCTGATCCACACAATTCCATtttgacatacatacata includes the following:
- the C7H1orf167 gene encoding uncharacterized protein C1orf167 homolog produces the protein MESPNQRGQRKENIPPSPLNGYLRPEQRNIQKNVTGNLYLSFGSRVGVSHPHNGSAKPGSNHRRASAKGMPWTTSVGSRTDEPRPVQTNLSCPYWPATTVDSASHKQSNLESKFQRFGFENRAEASNLHPLLPGCISRLDQLGLRRSSTKTLPQQNHEGPPAAHNAISKVRMDTEDHQVAKQPLSHFSNQRSNRNLESHRDALSSSRLLERPSQGSLLHSSCPSSSSSDGSIDFSTQDHLKTSELVEDRPPSATLQAILRSSQRSADLHCSIRRFQEEIEMGALGSFPWDSKYSSLPRQSCSSPPLSITERLTADQNYARQAGERWGASFSRDWGSLGSVAGAFGEDEPFPLTSRYKTAGLHAPAMETLDHAWPTGFSSPTSHSVLGKEVSFSSFQPCLVEQQVLEETVSCSWSKTDHQQQKRGPEEPSSDVSHCCELGQKDLPLGLLSTGGLEVSSDTSHVNFPRNMGVSIYDTQRDWTSWSPGGPEVVPVHQFGNGSKDLDSHEPGESGGTPSVVNSVDEGSSFLPQWKLNVFGANAKKDLEEHSQTSDGTQVVDAKTLAVGSSRGPSDSFGGSGWPNMGSGQREESFVEKAKERMELPSGNWRDFAIDATRRKDLERDNRSTEKKRNRPLPLRRDPLLAKSFVAWRDHVFERKATARALYERQLKRKGLAALQWAVQLRNAQVGIAQRNHTLAVLTASFRRWQDVTAKQQEARTSRHMEPERCGQGLLRSALGRPLLVTRHPILSQLSSEHQEEATRYSRAEGSLWMQLRHVQGTDELCRKADALRDVRRLAAAFRLWRLQKERMEREDAYAQEVRVILEKKKLANVFQTWRSRYRASKQTWPLAARIRRGLIRQCFDAWRRFARREAFSRLGLEGLRIQSLRRCFQHWARMVEVKERARRALLGLLASKQRKSYASRLGFGRDACMAQPCLDVTRWSQRNGGDSLDDLLHAVTLQGAFQTWRKRWHESQLATVFSRASAQRQMRKVLGWWWWRTLSPNPLGVQPSRYAEDPLLASPNSEESSLSSGFHSGGPALSTPSGSLQKESSLENSSSRTSVSSWAAAEDVGLLPCHDSSLPEDLINVALELPPRTPPALYSYHVGENHFQGKRFPNPGGNDESKPILARSVQKGAQPDDHAAEVQHRRRVLARYFGLWSASTHRNQKASQHQRHVLLSRAFHHWVTAASHSSAQREALARFEGARQQRLLEAYFGKWKTEFVRASQQRWSEESPPGRPEMGYRVLRRWRKATRGYRALRLSSVNQAGNYWTRAAAFRQCRRQRSSLIGPQKFTKLFPICPGRHRKKDVRIQPSLTFSSFHVSLVTYRSQSRTLWVKVPPEGLDVKGQRSGCTWIQESDTEADSAAEERQWLGRKYLSVWRHNVLLRRFQDARDSRRLVKSWMLWKDACRTNLLGKALARQRLAEWSWKTWRWRFLQSWIAEHFLANDNRRLLQKAFGRWKQLAAATRMENKISF